acagaaaaaaaaggttgatgAATCACGGACAGCCACTTGATGGGGAGGGTGGAGTTTCAGTGCGTGTGGGAACTGAAAATCTGGCCCAAGATTTTCCACAGGAGCTCAAGTGGAGAGAGGAAGGATGCTTTTTGGAAAGCCCCGTTTCAATCAGATGGGacaccatcaccatcatctgCATCCAATTGTCAAACCACGAAGGGGCCCCCTCCTCTCCCCCCAAACGTGTGAAGAAAGAAGTAAATTTTCCCGTTCAGAATCATCCCCACGAATGGTTAAGAGATGCTTGCTTTGGACAACCCTTCAATGGAATTTTGAGTGATTGAGGCGTAAATTACTTTAATCGCAGCCTCGTGATGTGCACTAATAGCCCGCCCAGCCGACTCCACAATGATGACTTTCAATGCGCTGAACTTACCATTTGCAAACCCAGCGAAAAAGCTGGACCAACCGCCCAAAGCCCACCCCTTTCTTCTGAGTAACTGCAGAATTTCAGCAATCAATGCGCTTTCCAACACCATAAGGCTTTAGGCATAGATTCAGATACTCGGTTGGATGCGAATCTTTCATGAAAAGAGCTAGAAGAAAACCCCATTTGAATCTGATAGGCATAGACCGGACATGGATTCACCGAATCCAAATACATAATCACTTGTCGGAGACGATGATGGATCCTTATTCTTTAACTTCAGTTTCAGACATGGACATGCAAATTTCAAACAGACAAGAGTACGAGGGGAGAGCATATGCATGCCACGATTACAATCAGTTGCTAAATTTCTGGACAAGTACGACGTCGACCCTCGATGGGTTTTGTTCTACATATCAAGATCCACGGGGCTCGTTCAGACGatcgaagaaagaaccgaacGGAGGGAAATGAAGATGTTATTGCCTTGACTTTGGGATTTCGATTTCCGAAATGTCTTGTCAGTATCACGGATTACAATACAACACAGCGACGACAACATCCAATCGTTCAAAACTCGTATTGTATATGCAGGAATTTCATATGGTTTATCAacttcatgttgaaggaagattCGATTTTCAACCTCTGTACAACGGCGACCGCTCCTGGCCCACCACCTTCGTCAACTTCGACTGCCGGAACACCTTCATCGGGCTTGGGAAGTGCCAGCTCCTCcccttcgccgccgccggcccCGCCGACGCGGCGCCCCGGCCGCCGAGCGGGTTCGACGTCACCGCCACCGACCTCGACTTCCTCATCATAGTCCTCCTCTCCGCCGCCGCGTCGTCAGATTCGGCCCCGCTCGTGCGCTCCGCGGCCTCAGCTCGAGGTCCCGCTCTCTTGCTCTTGTCTCTGCTGAACAGACCGAAGAACGACGGCGTCCTGTGCGGCGAGTCCGCGGGGCGTAGGTGCGGGCCGTCCCCGTTGCcgacaccgacaccgacaccgaTGTCGGCGTCCAACTCCCTCACGAACTTCGACCTCGACCGGAAGAAGGAGACCGCGACGGAGCGGGAACGGCGGAACGAGGGCTCGGAGTCGATGAGGTTGGAGACCTTCCCGACGGAGGCCCCGCCGGCCGACTCGCCGGCGAAGAACCGGGAGAAcgaagacgaggaggaggaggatgaggaggtaGTGGAGGCGCAGCAGCTGCAGGGGCGGAGGTTGGCGCAGTCGGGGCAGAGGCCGTCGAGCCTCTCGCGGAGGCACTTGGGGCAGATGCCGCTGCGGCGACGCCGCGTGGGGTGCTTCGGGCATTTCCACACCTCCTCTTCGTCCACGTACATCGCCATTCCTGCCTTCTCCTTAGCCCTTCTCAGGGGTGCTTTCTTGATTCGACCTCCGTCAGCGGATCGTTAACGGCGGCCCTTCTTTCCTGCCTAATTCTGCTTCGATCGTGTGCTCCTTAGTCGAGTCTCGTGACTTTTGCGTGGTGTCTCTGATTTTGTGAGGGGGCCGAGGTTTATAAGAGGTGGGGATCGTTGACCATGGTTGAGGAAATCAGAGCCCGGGAGTTAACCGTGGTTAGGTCGTTCGGGGTTATGAATTGGTAAGCGCCGGAGTGCGGATCGAACGACGCGTTTTGCGAGcccttttttgcttttattgatttttttttttaatttgtttcttcGAGCCGTCGGAGTTCGTCGCAGTGAAGCGAAATTGACTGGAGTTGGGGCGGAATTTACGGGAAATGCCACGCGGGGTTCGATCGCTATTGGTCCGAGCGTTCACACGTGCGGGAGGGCTAAAGGAAAGGGAGAACAGATTTTTCGCGGAGGGAAAGCAATGGACGGGGTCATAGGCGGGGGTCACATCTAAGGCCCGTGCCTGGGTCTCCTTCTTGTTTAGGGCACTCGAGCTTTTACTACCCGCCCCCTCGTTCCAGTCACTTTGATTCCGACATTGTCCTCACCATCGCCGCCGCCTTCAACTTAAGCCTCACCTACGTTTCGGGCCAACATTCGTCGGGGGTCACATTGGACTGTCAACACGGATGCCGCTCATTCTACGTGCCATCATTAGCGTTGatgtgtatttttttaaaaataatttaaataaatttttgaattttttctgttcttttttcttgctgGCTACCGACGATAAGAatagggaaaggaaaaaaaaaagtaagggaaaaagagaaataataataataaaattattaaaaaaatttacatgtcGGTATTGGCAGAACATTTCTTGCCTAAATTAatcggatagattgaattggtatcaatgcaaaaagatttaaggataaattaatctaattgaaagattcgggactaaattgatacggATTAACCGCTTGCCTCACGATTGGCTTACTAAATCACCCAAAACTCTTTGGAATTTACTTTGTTCTGGGTCTTCTACGTCTTTATTGCAAATTTTACACTAGCAACAAAAgttctaaaaaaaagaatttatgattgaattgatataaatgtaataaatttatgactttttttatactattTCATCTCCAAATATGATATCGGTCTCCTAATCTTTTCAAagggggcaaagaacaagaagagctcggtAGGTAAACTCTGAAGTGGCCCGTCGTCCCCGATGGCAAAATCGACCGGTCTCCAATATTCCAAATCTCGGTCCACCGGAAACAAATTCAACTGCCCCCCGATTGGCTCCTCCTCTTGATCAGATAAAACAATTGGAAAGTTAAAAAGAGTACAGAGCGGAGTCAAAAAGGTGAGGAAGAAAAACTCGTGCCCGCTGTTCCCGTCAACCCCCTCGCGACAATTCCTAGCGTTATGAAGTGGTCCTTTTCACATGGGACGCGAACCCCCCCCCCCAGCCTCGCGTGTAAAAATCTTGGCCGGAACTAAAGTCGGATCCATCGAGAGGATGGAAGTTTGGATTCTGACCCTCAAACTTTTTCTAGAAaactttgctttttttgtgGGGCGGTGGGGGGGTAAGTCAAAGAGCGCGCAAATTTGACGAGGTCGCTCTGGCTCCGGCTCCGGCCGTGGATGCCGTGCGCGCTCCGATCTCCGGTGAGAACTGACTCGTCAAGGTTGAATGACCTGCTCCCCCTGCCTTTCTTGTCAAACTAATCGAACCGTTTTAGCTCGGATCGCCTTTTTCGCAGGAGTGCTGAGTTGGATGGATAGATCGGAAGCACGTGTCGCCTCCCCACCGGCTTGATTGGAAAGAAACAGCAGCGATCGTCTCCACCGTTGGAAAGGGTAACCAGATCTTTCCGATTTTCAAGCACGTATACGAGAATTGGTCAAAGATCATGTGTCGCCGTCTAGGGTAAGCACTATTTTGTAATTAAAAGTGGTAGGATTAAATGCACAGacacaacggaatagagagCAAAGATGAAATGCAAGTCATCGGTAAACTAGAGCTGCATCCATTAGGGAATTTCACTTTAATTAGCACCTCAATCTTTCTATTTCAACCATCAACTACAAAAAGTACGAACGAACGTCCCAACAAATAGAATGAGAAAGAATGACGAATTTCGTGAGGCCGTGATTATTGCTCCTTCATATGCAAATTGGCATGAAGTCTGAATCATCGCACATTTGATAACAAGCCGAGCCTAAACCGCAAATGTATGGAGTAAGCTTTATTCAATGATCGAGATGTATTATTTAGATTCGCAGTATTTTGGACCTCTGTTCACGAAGAATTGCAAAAGCGCTGCGATGTAAATTAATTACGATCCGTCATCCCCTACGGTAGGAAAGACCAATCGTTGAAAACAATCAAACAATGCGAAGTGTTATTTCCTGAATAATTGGTTGACCGATAATATTCACACAATACGGTAAATTATCCCGCTCAATTTAACTAACCAAATCGTCAAGTATCAATATAATCGAGATTAGGGTTATTCCGTTT
The sequence above is drawn from the Rhodamnia argentea isolate NSW1041297 chromosome 9, ASM2092103v1, whole genome shotgun sequence genome and encodes:
- the LOC115736884 gene encoding uncharacterized protein LOC115736884, with the translated sequence MAMYVDEEEVWKCPKHPTRRRRSGICPKCLRERLDGLCPDCANLRPCSCCASTTSSSSSSSSSFSRFFAGESAGGASVGKVSNLIDSEPSFRRSRSVAVSFFRSRSKFVRELDADIGVGVGVGNGDGPHLRPADSPHRTPSFFGLFSRDKSKRAGPRAEAAERTSGAESDDAAAERRTMMRKSRSVAVTSNPLGGRGAASAGPAAAKGRSWHFPSPMKVFRQSKLTKVVGQERSPLYRG